From Amycolatopsis sp. YIM 10, the proteins below share one genomic window:
- a CDS encoding mannitol dehydrogenase family protein, protein MPVLPLLSAGSTPPAALSHTRGTLPTGIVHLGLGNFHRAHQAVHTAAALAAEDGPWGILGVARGSTAIAEALREQDMRYAVVELSPAATKVSVPAVHTGALVAAHQSGEVVRALAAPSTRIVTLTVTEHGYTFDPRSGRLDLAHPDVAADLRDWRHRPRPRTTLGLIVRGLQHRARTHGAPVTIMSCDNLVHNGRLTGRLVAEFAAGLPPAERDELEPYLGTVAFPDAMVDRIVPATTDAYRHAVAAHLGVRDAVPVPAEPFSMWVIQDSFAAGRPAWDRGGALLTDDVGPYELLKLRLLNGTHSLIAYLGALRGCDTIPESITHEEIRDAATRVLRGEYLPTVPVPADVDIEQYVAQLFERWSNSALAHRTRQVGSDGSVKLAQRVPGPALTHLKAGRVPHHLALTVAAYLCCVAPPDGFDPGPAATAMTDPARARLAPFTALPARAFVTEALGTGLLGTDLAACDAFTGRVAEFVDLLVRHGVAAATREAASGEPVPAG, encoded by the coding sequence ATGCCCGTGCTGCCCCTGCTGTCCGCCGGTTCCACCCCGCCGGCGGCCCTGTCGCACACCCGCGGGACGCTCCCGACCGGGATCGTGCACCTCGGTCTCGGCAACTTCCACCGCGCCCACCAGGCGGTGCACACCGCGGCCGCGCTCGCGGCGGAGGACGGTCCCTGGGGCATTCTCGGTGTCGCGCGCGGTTCGACCGCGATCGCCGAAGCGTTGCGCGAGCAGGACATGCGTTACGCCGTCGTCGAGCTTTCACCCGCGGCCACGAAGGTGAGCGTCCCGGCCGTGCACACCGGTGCCCTCGTCGCGGCCCACCAGTCCGGCGAGGTCGTGCGGGCGCTGGCCGCACCCAGCACGCGGATCGTCACCTTGACCGTCACCGAACACGGCTACACCTTCGATCCGCGGTCGGGCCGCCTCGATCTCGCCCATCCGGACGTCGCCGCGGACCTGCGCGACTGGCGGCACCGGCCGAGGCCACGCACGACTCTGGGGTTGATCGTGCGGGGCCTGCAACATCGCGCGCGGACCCACGGCGCACCGGTCACGATCATGAGCTGCGACAACCTCGTCCACAATGGACGGCTCACCGGGCGGCTGGTCGCGGAGTTCGCCGCCGGACTGCCCCCGGCCGAACGCGACGAACTTGAGCCCTACCTGGGCACCGTCGCGTTCCCCGACGCCATGGTGGACCGGATCGTCCCGGCCACCACCGACGCCTACCGGCACGCCGTCGCCGCTCACCTCGGCGTCCGCGACGCGGTCCCGGTACCGGCGGAACCGTTCAGCATGTGGGTGATCCAGGATTCGTTCGCCGCCGGGCGGCCGGCCTGGGACCGCGGCGGAGCCTTGCTCACCGACGACGTCGGCCCCTACGAACTGCTGAAACTCCGGCTGCTCAACGGAACCCACTCGCTGATCGCCTACCTCGGCGCGCTCCGCGGCTGCGACACCATCCCCGAATCGATCACCCACGAGGAGATCCGCGACGCCGCGACACGGGTCCTGCGCGGCGAATACCTGCCGACCGTGCCCGTGCCCGCGGACGTCGACATCGAGCAGTACGTGGCCCAGCTCTTCGAGCGCTGGTCGAATTCGGCGCTGGCCCACCGCACCCGGCAGGTCGGCTCCGACGGCTCGGTCAAACTCGCCCAGCGGGTACCGGGCCCCGCGCTGACCCACCTGAAGGCCGGGCGGGTGCCACACCACCTCGCGCTGACCGTCGCGGCCTACCTCTGCTGCGTCGCACCACCGGACGGCTTCGACCCCGGCCCGGCCGCGACGGCGATGACCGACCCGGCGCGGGCGCGCCTGGCCCCTTTCACCGCGCTGCCGGCCCGCGCGTTCGTCACCGAAGCACTCGGCACCGGACTGCTCGGTACCGACCTGGCCGCCTGCGACGCGTTCACCGGACGGGTCGCGGAGTTCGTCGATCTGCTGGTGCGCCACGGTGTCGCGGCCGCGACCAGGGAGGCGGCGTCCGGCGAACCGGTTCCGGCCGGCTGA
- a CDS encoding alcohol dehydrogenase catalytic domain-containing protein, which produces MTMTTIPGSTRAAVLHGPEDLRIERVPVPPPGPGEVLVAVDAVGVCGSDMHYFADGRNGGNVLRQPTVLGHEASGVITAAGEEVRLPIGARVAIEPAIGCGDCPTCRSGRYNLCPAGTCFGSPPTDGTIAEHVVAPARAVHRLPEEIDTELGALIEPLAVAVWAARRAGIRFGHRVLVTGAGPIGILVAQVARAAGAAEVVVTDVNDDRLGKAAELGATATVNTATHTLGLTAMDRLVECSGHPGALWQGIQALGPGARATVVGQAPPAVDGLPLAYLQRWEIDLSTAFRYANAFPAAIALASSGRVDLAGLVTGRFPLDQTAVALRAPGRDPRHLKVVIRPAA; this is translated from the coding sequence ATGACCATGACGACCATTCCGGGCAGTACGCGGGCCGCGGTGTTGCACGGTCCGGAGGACCTCCGCATCGAGCGCGTCCCGGTGCCGCCACCGGGGCCCGGCGAGGTGCTCGTCGCCGTCGACGCGGTGGGCGTCTGCGGCTCCGACATGCACTACTTCGCCGACGGCCGCAACGGCGGGAACGTGCTGCGGCAGCCGACCGTGCTCGGGCACGAGGCGTCGGGGGTGATCACGGCGGCGGGGGAGGAGGTGCGGCTGCCGATCGGTGCCCGCGTCGCCATCGAACCCGCGATCGGCTGCGGTGACTGCCCGACCTGCCGCTCCGGCCGGTACAACCTCTGCCCGGCAGGCACCTGCTTCGGGTCACCGCCCACCGACGGCACCATCGCCGAACACGTGGTGGCTCCGGCGCGGGCGGTGCACCGGCTTCCCGAGGAGATCGACACCGAACTCGGTGCCTTGATCGAGCCGCTGGCGGTCGCGGTGTGGGCGGCGCGGCGCGCCGGCATCCGCTTCGGCCACCGCGTCCTGGTCACCGGAGCCGGGCCGATCGGCATCCTGGTGGCCCAGGTCGCCCGTGCCGCCGGGGCGGCCGAAGTCGTGGTCACCGACGTCAACGACGACCGGCTGGGCAAGGCCGCGGAACTCGGCGCGACCGCGACCGTCAACACCGCGACGCACACACTCGGCCTGACGGCGATGGACCGGCTCGTCGAATGCTCCGGCCACCCCGGAGCGCTCTGGCAAGGCATCCAGGCGCTGGGACCCGGGGCCCGTGCCACGGTTGTCGGCCAGGCCCCGCCCGCCGTCGACGGCCTGCCCCTGGCGTATCTGCAGCGCTGGGAGATCGACCTGAGCACCGCTTTCCGCTACGCCAACGCCTTCCCGGCCGCGATCGCGCTCGCCTCGAGCGGCCGGGTGGATCTGGCCGGTCTCGTGACCGGCCGGTTCCCGCTCGACCAGACCGCGGTCGCGCTGCGCGCGCCCGGCCGGGATCCCCGCCACCTCAAGGTGGTGATCCGGCCCGCGGCCTGA
- a CDS encoding MFS transporter, with amino-acid sequence MDITDSSGTTVSSGQSRQQDARPPAVRRAAWAGLIGTALEQYDFVIYGTASALVFSKLFFPNVSAAAGILASFSAYAVGFAARPLGGLFFSRYGDRLGRKWVLVATLLLMGGSTLAIGLLPTYPQVGILAPVLLVLCRFFQGFGAGAEQSGGATLLTETARIGRRGRLASLVMTGAALGTALGAVAWILVQLLPEEDLMSWGWRLVFLSSLFVTIAAMVIRRKLAESPVFEELKEQHAEPRKPVGEIFRHGKRPTLLVLLMNVGASAQSYTYQVFMASYLVSSVGVSEQLVPKVLLVGAICGGIAAIGFGALSDRVGRKPVYTAIISALVLLPAPSFIALNTGSPIAILVTIVVGFILACHGSVGVQMSYFPELFGNRYRYAGVTLGREFSSVLGGGVAPLICTALLSAFTGSWIPVAIYMTVMAAISLLAVRLAPETRDRDLNVPEDATAADAR; translated from the coding sequence ATGGACATCACCGACAGCTCCGGCACCACCGTCTCATCAGGACAGTCCCGGCAGCAGGACGCCCGGCCTCCCGCCGTGCGCCGCGCCGCCTGGGCCGGCTTGATCGGCACGGCACTCGAGCAGTACGACTTCGTCATCTACGGCACGGCATCGGCGCTGGTCTTCTCCAAGCTGTTCTTCCCCAACGTCTCGGCCGCGGCCGGTATCCTCGCCAGCTTCAGCGCCTACGCGGTCGGCTTCGCGGCCCGGCCGCTCGGCGGACTGTTCTTCTCCCGCTACGGCGACCGGCTCGGCCGCAAGTGGGTGCTGGTCGCGACGCTGCTGCTGATGGGCGGTTCGACACTGGCGATCGGCCTGCTGCCCACCTATCCGCAGGTCGGCATCCTGGCGCCGGTGCTGCTCGTGCTGTGCCGGTTCTTCCAGGGTTTCGGGGCAGGCGCCGAACAGTCCGGCGGCGCGACCCTGCTGACCGAAACAGCTCGCATCGGCAGGCGCGGGCGGCTGGCCTCCCTGGTCATGACCGGCGCGGCGCTGGGCACCGCACTCGGCGCGGTCGCGTGGATCCTCGTCCAGCTCCTGCCCGAAGAGGACCTGATGAGCTGGGGCTGGCGGCTGGTTTTCCTCTCCAGCCTCTTCGTCACCATCGCCGCGATGGTCATCCGCCGCAAGCTCGCCGAGAGCCCGGTGTTCGAGGAACTCAAGGAGCAGCACGCCGAGCCACGCAAACCGGTCGGCGAGATCTTCCGGCACGGCAAGCGGCCAACGCTGCTCGTGCTGCTGATGAACGTCGGGGCCAGCGCGCAGTCCTACACCTATCAGGTCTTCATGGCCTCCTACCTGGTGTCCTCGGTGGGCGTGAGCGAGCAACTCGTGCCGAAGGTGCTGCTCGTCGGCGCGATCTGCGGCGGCATCGCGGCGATCGGATTCGGTGCCCTGTCCGACCGCGTCGGCCGCAAACCCGTCTACACGGCGATCATCTCCGCACTCGTCCTGCTGCCCGCACCGTCGTTCATCGCGCTGAACACCGGATCACCGATCGCCATCCTGGTCACCATCGTGGTCGGCTTCATCCTGGCCTGCCACGGCTCGGTCGGGGTCCAGATGAGCTACTTCCCGGAACTGTTCGGCAACCGCTACCGCTACGCTGGCGTGACGCTCGGCCGCGAATTCTCCTCCGTGCTGGGCGGCGGTGTCGCCCCGCTCATCTGCACGGCCCTGCTCAGCGCCTTCACCGGGTCCTGGATCCCGGTCGCGATCTACATGACGGTCATGGCGGCGATCAGCCTGCTCGCCGTCCGGCTCGCTCCCGAGACCCGCGACCGCGACCTCAACGTGCCAGAAGACGCCACCGCGGCGGACGCCCGATGA
- a CDS encoding sugar kinase, producing the protein MSAPGRDLAAPTGLMLKERPPGGATRVWYYRAHGAGARLSPGDVDADLITGAALLHVTGITPALGGNPAAAVRKAVDIARAAGVPVSIDINYRSALWTPETARPVLLELVTDADIVFAGDDEARLLLGTETGSPAELVAALAELGPAEAVLKLGADGALARIDGRTHEQPAFPVSLVDPVGAGDAFVGAYLAERLAGRDVVTRLRTAAQAGALMCTVPGDWEALPTRAALATSGAPDVIR; encoded by the coding sequence ATGTCCGCGCCGGGCCGGGACCTGGCCGCGCCGACCGGGCTCATGCTCAAGGAACGGCCGCCGGGCGGCGCGACCCGGGTCTGGTACTACCGGGCGCACGGGGCCGGCGCGCGGCTCTCACCCGGCGACGTGGACGCCGACCTGATCACGGGTGCCGCACTGCTGCACGTCACGGGGATAACGCCCGCCCTGGGCGGCAATCCCGCGGCGGCGGTGCGCAAGGCCGTCGACATCGCCCGCGCCGCGGGTGTCCCCGTCTCGATCGACATCAACTACCGCTCGGCACTGTGGACTCCGGAAACGGCCAGGCCGGTCCTTCTCGAACTGGTCACCGACGCGGACATCGTCTTCGCCGGTGACGACGAAGCGCGCCTCCTGCTGGGCACCGAAACCGGAAGCCCGGCCGAACTGGTCGCGGCGCTCGCCGAGCTGGGGCCGGCGGAGGCCGTGCTGAAACTCGGCGCCGACGGAGCACTGGCCAGGATCGATGGCCGGACCCACGAGCAACCCGCGTTCCCGGTCAGCCTGGTCGACCCGGTCGGCGCGGGCGACGCGTTCGTCGGGGCCTACCTCGCCGAGCGCCTGGCCGGTCGCGACGTCGTGACCCGCCTGCGGACCGCGGCGCAGGCGGGCGCGCTGATGTGCACCGTGCCCGGAGACTGGGAAGCCCTGCCGACCCGGGCAGCCCTGGCCACATCAGGAGCGCCCGACGTGATCCGTTGA
- a CDS encoding RICIN domain-containing protein, which translates to MVQRRTVNKLRRGIAALLTTAATVITLAAPVRAANESITVDFSVAGGSPTYRASGWIYGMTENASGPADHFYRDVKFRAMRAGGAQLDSPGGWVSGRYDRRWNATRAQLLRTRSLGGEFILLVHDLWGADGYPISRFPGDNGDWTDYDNFLTRLIDDVRATGAPVQWDLWNEPNLGLFWNRPQAQYFELWRRTYQRVRAAFPAQPIVGPSCACVPSTTHAWWNQYLDFIRANNVIPDIISWHSLPGDPVANVAAANSTLDSRGIPHPRPYQINEYAATNEQNPGDGSWYIARLERAGADGLRAHWGGGANLHNDLANLLVRNSAGVHQPKGEWWVYRFYGAQTGQIASVTPSPAYDGFATKAAGVAKILVGGGGTTGNIAVNLQRLDTTTGIVQNNQVRVIAQRIPHNGGAAVQGPETIQNSVVTLSGNATTVNLPHTNADDTFTITLQSPSDSGFQSVAVAQHSQQCLDNTGSGTADGNRQQQFHCEGGDRQLWNFRPVSAVAGTYTVVNQQSGKCLDVSGSATTDGAGVQQRTCLGGAANQEFTLRKVTYPGNNSHDFQLVARHSGKCVDVSQISTAAGAPIHQWTCNPVNQGSPLNQTWRLWGR; encoded by the coding sequence ATGGTTCAACGGCGAACTGTCAACAAGCTGCGTCGCGGCATCGCCGCGCTCCTCACCACCGCCGCAACCGTCATCACCCTCGCCGCGCCGGTCCGGGCCGCGAACGAGTCCATCACCGTCGACTTCTCCGTCGCCGGTGGCTCCCCCACCTACCGGGCCTCCGGATGGATCTACGGCATGACCGAGAACGCATCGGGACCCGCCGACCACTTCTACCGTGACGTGAAATTCCGGGCCATGCGTGCCGGTGGCGCACAGCTCGACAGCCCGGGCGGCTGGGTGTCGGGCCGATACGACCGCCGGTGGAACGCCACCCGCGCCCAACTGCTGCGTACCCGGTCGCTGGGCGGCGAATTCATCCTGCTCGTGCACGACCTGTGGGGCGCCGACGGCTACCCGATCTCCCGATTCCCCGGCGACAACGGCGACTGGACCGACTACGACAACTTCCTCACCCGCCTGATCGACGACGTACGGGCCACGGGCGCCCCGGTGCAATGGGACCTGTGGAACGAGCCCAACCTCGGTTTGTTCTGGAACCGCCCTCAGGCCCAGTACTTCGAACTGTGGCGACGCACGTACCAGCGCGTCCGGGCCGCCTTCCCCGCCCAGCCGATCGTCGGCCCGAGCTGCGCGTGCGTCCCGTCGACCACACACGCGTGGTGGAACCAGTACCTCGATTTCATCCGCGCCAACAACGTGATTCCGGACATCATCAGCTGGCATTCCCTGCCCGGCGACCCCGTGGCGAACGTCGCGGCGGCGAACTCCACATTGGACTCACGCGGCATCCCCCACCCGCGTCCCTATCAGATCAACGAGTACGCGGCCACCAACGAACAGAATCCCGGCGACGGCTCCTGGTACATCGCCAGGCTGGAGCGAGCCGGTGCCGACGGCCTGCGCGCTCACTGGGGAGGCGGCGCGAACCTGCACAACGACCTCGCCAACCTGCTCGTCCGCAACTCGGCGGGAGTGCACCAGCCGAAGGGCGAATGGTGGGTCTACCGCTTCTACGGCGCACAAACCGGCCAGATCGCCTCCGTCACACCCAGCCCGGCCTACGACGGGTTCGCCACGAAGGCAGCCGGAGTCGCGAAGATCCTCGTCGGCGGTGGCGGTACAACCGGCAACATCGCGGTCAACCTCCAGCGCCTGGACACCACAACCGGCATCGTGCAGAACAACCAGGTACGCGTGATCGCCCAGCGCATCCCCCACAACGGCGGCGCCGCGGTCCAGGGCCCCGAAACCATCCAGAACTCGGTCGTGACCCTGTCCGGCAACGCCACCACGGTCAACCTGCCGCACACCAACGCCGACGACACCTTCACCATCACGCTCCAGTCCCCTTCGGACAGCGGGTTCCAGTCCGTCGCCGTCGCCCAGCACTCCCAGCAGTGCCTGGACAACACCGGCTCCGGCACCGCCGACGGCAACCGGCAACAGCAGTTCCACTGCGAGGGCGGCGACCGGCAGCTGTGGAACTTCCGCCCGGTATCCGCGGTCGCCGGCACCTACACGGTGGTCAACCAGCAGTCGGGCAAGTGCCTTGACGTCAGCGGCTCCGCCACCACCGACGGGGCCGGCGTTCAGCAGCGAACCTGCCTCGGCGGAGCCGCGAACCAGGAGTTCACGCTCCGGAAGGTCACCTACCCCGGCAACAACTCGCACGACTTCCAGCTCGTTGCCCGGCACAGCGGCAAATGCGTCGACGTCAGCCAGATCTCCACCGCCGCGGGCGCCCCGATCCACCAGTGGACCTGCAATCCCGTCAACCAGGGCAGCCCGCTCAACCAGACCTGGCGGCTCTGGGGCCGCTAG
- a CDS encoding LacI family DNA-binding transcriptional regulator: MDRRREAGMNIGEIARRAGVSRSTVSYALSGKRPVSTATVRRINDVIAELGYRPNASARALAEGRTRTFGLAIPPASARLTNVQLEFVASVVEAAAAHDHDVLLSPSGGDHDRSFERIVTGRRVDGVILMEILLADPRVDRLSQAGLPFVTIGHVEHPGASSWVDVDYAGLISRCVHHLADLGHQHVVLINRSDELVAAGYGPALRSTAGFFEAAGQCGMTAHNVCCADEPAAGMACFEQIRARWPEVTAAVTINEAALPGVQRALHRAALDVPRAFSLTGVIADRLAEDFHPPLTAADVPAGEMARLAVDLLLEQLNDPSATPRNALLAPAITLRSSTGAARRD; encoded by the coding sequence ATGGACCGGAGACGGGAAGCGGGCATGAACATCGGGGAGATCGCCAGGCGGGCCGGGGTATCGCGGAGCACGGTGTCCTACGCCCTGAGCGGGAAACGGCCGGTGTCCACTGCGACCGTGCGCAGGATCAACGACGTCATCGCCGAACTGGGTTACCGGCCCAACGCGAGCGCCCGCGCGCTGGCCGAGGGACGCACCCGGACGTTCGGCCTGGCGATACCGCCGGCGAGCGCCCGGCTGACCAACGTCCAGCTGGAGTTCGTGGCCAGTGTCGTCGAGGCCGCCGCGGCCCACGACCACGACGTACTGCTGTCGCCAAGCGGCGGTGACCACGACCGGTCCTTCGAGCGGATCGTCACCGGGCGCCGGGTCGACGGTGTCATCCTGATGGAGATCCTGCTGGCGGATCCCCGGGTCGACCGGCTCAGCCAGGCCGGGCTGCCGTTCGTCACGATCGGTCACGTCGAGCACCCGGGGGCGTCCTCGTGGGTCGACGTCGACTACGCCGGGCTGATCAGCCGCTGCGTGCACCACCTCGCCGACCTCGGACACCAGCATGTCGTGCTGATCAACCGCTCCGACGAGCTGGTTGCCGCCGGCTACGGTCCGGCCCTGCGCTCGACGGCCGGGTTCTTCGAAGCGGCAGGCCAGTGCGGCATGACCGCGCACAACGTGTGCTGCGCTGACGAGCCCGCCGCGGGCATGGCGTGTTTCGAGCAGATCCGCGCCCGCTGGCCGGAGGTGACCGCCGCGGTGACGATCAACGAGGCCGCACTGCCCGGCGTGCAGCGCGCGCTGCACCGCGCCGCACTCGACGTACCGCGTGCCTTCTCACTCACCGGCGTGATCGCCGACCGGCTCGCCGAGGATTTCCACCCGCCACTGACCGCCGCGGACGTACCCGCCGGGGAGATGGCCCGGCTGGCCGTGGACCTGCTGCTGGAGCAGCTCAACGACCCGTCCGCCACGCCGCGCAACGCCCTGCTGGCGCCGGCGATCACCCTGCGGTCGAGCACCGGGGCCGCTCGCCGGGACTAG
- a CDS encoding extracellular solute-binding protein, translating into MLGAPISRRFPAALAAAGLVVSLAACSSAPDAGDTGTPGTFSVWGPYPQFDAGSEWAKVIDRCGAEAGVKIERQAYDTTDLTNKVLLAAQQRTAPQVLVLDNPVVSTLAEAGVLKANQDVGLDASQVAPNLVSAGVRGGQGYGVPIGANTLALYYNKAVLTAAGVDPASVRDWASLDAALVKVKAAGKKGITFSAIGTEEGTFQFLPWFWGAGANLTDLSSAEAVSALSLWKSWLDLGYAPNSVVNNTQTTSWQEFATGEYAFAENGTWQLRNAEKAGFEYGVIPIPGRTGAAAPAPTGGEFVTVTAQDNKDTEAKAGRIATCLTSPDKVMATDTALTYVSAVPSVQQQQVAAQPELAVWVEAVKRAKGRTGDDLGTRYPRISQPLWGAVQAALSGSKTPESALEDAQAAAASAK; encoded by the coding sequence ATGCTGGGCGCACCGATCTCCCGACGATTCCCGGCGGCGCTGGCCGCGGCCGGCCTGGTCGTATCCCTGGCGGCATGTTCTTCGGCACCGGACGCCGGTGACACCGGCACGCCGGGAACTTTCTCGGTCTGGGGCCCGTACCCGCAGTTCGACGCCGGCTCCGAGTGGGCGAAGGTGATCGACAGGTGCGGAGCCGAGGCTGGCGTGAAGATCGAGCGCCAGGCCTACGACACCACCGACCTGACCAACAAGGTCCTGCTCGCCGCGCAGCAACGCACCGCGCCCCAGGTGCTGGTCCTGGACAACCCGGTGGTGTCCACCCTCGCGGAGGCGGGGGTGCTCAAAGCGAACCAGGACGTCGGGCTGGACGCCTCGCAGGTGGCGCCGAACCTGGTGTCGGCCGGAGTCCGGGGCGGCCAGGGTTACGGCGTGCCGATCGGTGCCAACACCTTGGCGCTCTACTACAACAAGGCCGTGCTCACCGCCGCCGGTGTCGACCCGGCGTCGGTCAGGGACTGGGCGTCTCTGGACGCGGCACTGGTCAAGGTGAAAGCAGCGGGCAAGAAGGGCATCACGTTCTCCGCGATCGGCACCGAAGAGGGTACTTTCCAGTTCCTGCCGTGGTTCTGGGGCGCCGGCGCGAACTTGACCGACCTGTCCTCGGCGGAGGCGGTCTCGGCGCTGTCGCTGTGGAAGTCCTGGCTGGATCTGGGTTACGCGCCGAATTCGGTGGTGAACAACACCCAGACCACCAGCTGGCAGGAGTTCGCCACCGGTGAGTACGCCTTCGCCGAGAACGGCACCTGGCAGCTGCGGAACGCAGAGAAGGCCGGCTTCGAATACGGCGTCATCCCGATCCCGGGCCGGACCGGCGCGGCCGCGCCGGCGCCCACCGGTGGTGAGTTCGTCACCGTCACCGCGCAGGACAACAAGGACACCGAGGCGAAGGCCGGTCGTATCGCCACTTGCCTGACCAGCCCGGACAAGGTCATGGCCACCGACACCGCGTTGACCTACGTCTCGGCGGTGCCTTCGGTGCAGCAGCAACAGGTTGCCGCGCAACCGGAACTGGCCGTGTGGGTGGAGGCGGTGAAGAGGGCGAAGGGCCGCACCGGCGACGATCTCGGTACCCGTTACCCGCGGATCTCCCAGCCGTTGTGGGGTGCCGTGCAGGCCGCGCTCAGCGGTTCGAAGACGCCGGAGTCCGCGCTCGAGGACGCCCAAGCCGCCGCGGCGTCAGCGAAGTAG
- a CDS encoding carbohydrate ABC transporter permease produces MRSQLVARQLAGWAFLVPLVAYLVVCYAYPLFTNIDLSIRDHTARTFVHGGAPLAGFANYAAVFGDPTFRTALVNTVVFTVASLAFQYTIGLAMAVFFARGFRLSATLRALFLVPWLLPLIVSASTWAWLLNSESGLVNAVLGTVGVEPVNWLTSPAWSLVSVTIANIWIGIPFNLVVLYSGLQNIPREVYEASALDGASGWQTFRHITFPMLRPVSAITLLLGLVYTLKVFDIIWIMTKGGPSGSSTTLATWSYELGFGNMLPRFGPSAAVGNVLILIAVAAGLLHIRMQRGQEPA; encoded by the coding sequence GTGCGGTCACAGCTCGTCGCCAGGCAACTCGCCGGCTGGGCGTTCCTGGTTCCCCTGGTCGCCTACCTGGTGGTGTGTTACGCCTACCCACTGTTCACCAACATCGACCTGAGCATCCGCGACCACACCGCCCGCACCTTCGTCCACGGTGGTGCGCCGCTGGCCGGGTTTGCCAACTACGCCGCGGTGTTCGGTGACCCGACCTTCCGGACGGCGCTGGTCAACACGGTCGTGTTCACGGTCGCCTCGCTGGCGTTCCAGTACACGATCGGCCTGGCGATGGCGGTGTTCTTCGCGCGCGGCTTCAGGTTGTCGGCGACGCTGCGGGCACTGTTCCTGGTGCCCTGGCTGCTGCCGCTGATCGTGTCGGCATCCACCTGGGCGTGGCTGCTCAACAGCGAGTCCGGGCTGGTCAACGCGGTACTGGGAACCGTGGGCGTGGAGCCGGTCAACTGGCTGACCTCGCCGGCCTGGTCGCTGGTGTCGGTGACCATCGCCAACATCTGGATCGGCATCCCGTTCAACCTGGTCGTGCTCTACAGCGGACTGCAGAACATCCCCCGCGAGGTCTACGAAGCCTCGGCGCTGGATGGCGCGAGCGGCTGGCAGACCTTCCGGCACATCACCTTCCCCATGCTGCGCCCGGTCTCGGCGATCACGCTCCTGCTCGGCCTGGTCTACACGCTGAAGGTGTTCGACATCATCTGGATCATGACCAAGGGCGGGCCGAGCGGTTCGTCCACCACCCTGGCCACCTGGTCCTATGAGCTGGGGTTCGGCAACATGCTGCCCCGGTTCGGGCCCAGCGCCGCGGTGGGCAACGTGCTCATCCTGATCGCCGTGGCCGCCGGTCTGCTCCACATCCGGATGCAGCGCGGGCAGGAGCCGGCATGA
- a CDS encoding carbohydrate ABC transporter permease, with amino-acid sequence MRRWSWRTVVGLLLTAVMLFPVYWMVNVSLTPASDMRESPPSLFPSAPTTEGYQRVLREQLPYFGTSLLVALGTVVLTLVLAAPAAYSLAKLRPRGRRLLGFVLLVAQMIPGIIMALGFYGIYVSLGITNTVWGLIFADSTIAVPFAVLILTSFMASVPGELLQAARIDGAGPWRSFISIVLPASRNGLVTAALFSFLWAWSDFVFAATLDAGGRMQPLTLGIYRYIGNNNQEWNSIMATAVVASVPATVLLVVAQRYVAAGITTGAVKD; translated from the coding sequence ATGAGGCGCTGGTCCTGGCGCACCGTCGTCGGCCTGCTGCTGACCGCGGTGATGTTGTTCCCGGTCTACTGGATGGTCAACGTTTCGCTCACCCCCGCGAGCGACATGCGCGAGTCCCCGCCCAGCCTGTTCCCGTCCGCGCCGACAACCGAGGGATACCAGCGGGTGCTGCGCGAGCAGTTGCCGTACTTCGGCACGAGTTTGCTCGTCGCGCTGGGCACGGTCGTGCTCACCCTGGTGCTGGCCGCGCCCGCCGCGTACTCGCTGGCCAAGCTTCGCCCGCGGGGACGGCGCCTGCTCGGTTTTGTCCTGCTGGTCGCGCAGATGATCCCGGGCATCATCATGGCGCTGGGCTTTTACGGCATCTACGTGAGCCTCGGTATCACCAACACGGTGTGGGGGCTGATCTTCGCCGACTCGACCATCGCGGTGCCGTTCGCCGTGCTGATCCTCACCTCCTTCATGGCGTCCGTGCCCGGCGAACTGCTGCAAGCCGCCCGGATCGACGGCGCCGGACCGTGGCGCTCGTTCATTTCGATCGTGCTGCCTGCCAGCCGTAACGGCCTGGTGACCGCGGCGTTGTTCTCGTTCCTGTGGGCGTGGTCGGATTTCGTCTTCGCGGCCACATTGGACGCCGGCGGCCGGATGCAGCCGCTCACCCTGGGCATCTACCGCTACATCGGCAACAACAACCAGGAGTGGAACTCCATCATGGCCACAGCCGTGGTCGCGTCCGTGCCCGCGACAGTGCTCCTCGTGGTGGCCCAGCGCTACGTCGCTGCCGGCATCACCACCGGCGCCGTCAAGGACTGA